One part of the Oceanidesulfovibrio indonesiensis genome encodes these proteins:
- a CDS encoding DUF2207 domain-containing protein, producing the protein MTRRSGSATRCVVVLYACALLAAVAALGFCPAASAAVEGPERILDFESVVEVKEDASITVTETITVVSRGRDIQRGIYRDFPTEYSGAYGEREVRGFEVLAVERDGEPEQYHTESISNGVRVYIGQQNVFLEPGEHTFTLVYRSTGQVGYFDAYDELYWNVTGNFWTFAIERASCTIRLPNGASVLQVAAYTGPAGAKGTNYIAGFDDQGDPHFETTAPLPPSHGLTVAVAWPKGIVAEPTDTEKFMQGLRANMSSVIVLLAATVLFLYYYVAWFKVGRDPEKGTPFPRFRPPHGVSPAGARTIMRMGYDNKAFAAAVVNMAVKGYVEISQEKALLGSTSFTLTRTGKTARECNLSRGEKLAADALFAGSDIAGISRSNRINIRRAAKRLSTFLELEHEKVHFLTNKQWLIPGIAITLFTLVALALASRQPPVAGFLSLWLAGWTTGVTFLLLTAYRLFRSGSIAAGLFSSLFAIPFVAGELFGLFAYSQVTSMPATAGIIMLFLLNGLFYFLLKAPTIEGRTIMDEIEGYKLFLETTEKDRLNIMNPPDVTPEVFEKHLPYAMALDVENKWSQRFESQLERMGQPSSTYSPHWYHGSGGMRGLSAGAFASSFSGAFTNAVASSSSSSGSGGGGSSGGGGGGGGGGGW; encoded by the coding sequence ATGACCCGCCGTTCCGGCTCTGCTACGCGCTGCGTAGTTGTTCTGTACGCCTGTGCCCTGCTTGCCGCCGTCGCCGCCCTGGGATTCTGCCCGGCTGCATCCGCAGCGGTGGAGGGCCCCGAGCGCATCCTCGACTTCGAGAGCGTCGTGGAGGTGAAGGAGGATGCGTCCATCACCGTAACCGAAACGATTACCGTGGTCAGCCGGGGCAGGGATATTCAGCGCGGCATCTACCGGGACTTTCCAACGGAATACAGCGGCGCGTACGGCGAACGCGAGGTCCGGGGCTTCGAGGTCCTGGCAGTGGAGCGCGACGGCGAGCCGGAGCAATACCATACCGAGTCCATCAGCAACGGCGTGCGCGTCTACATCGGCCAGCAGAACGTCTTCCTCGAACCAGGCGAACACACCTTCACCCTGGTGTATCGTTCCACCGGCCAGGTCGGCTACTTCGACGCTTACGACGAACTGTACTGGAACGTCACCGGCAACTTCTGGACGTTCGCCATCGAACGCGCATCCTGCACCATCCGGCTGCCGAACGGCGCCTCCGTTCTGCAGGTGGCCGCCTACACCGGCCCTGCAGGAGCCAAAGGGACAAACTACATCGCCGGATTCGACGATCAGGGCGATCCGCACTTCGAGACCACGGCTCCACTGCCGCCGAGCCACGGGCTGACCGTCGCCGTGGCCTGGCCCAAGGGCATCGTGGCCGAGCCCACGGACACCGAAAAGTTCATGCAGGGCCTGCGCGCCAATATGTCTTCGGTCATCGTCCTGCTGGCTGCGACCGTCCTGTTCCTTTATTATTACGTCGCCTGGTTCAAGGTGGGGCGCGACCCGGAAAAGGGAACGCCGTTCCCCCGCTTCCGCCCGCCCCATGGGGTCTCGCCGGCCGGAGCGCGGACCATCATGCGCATGGGATACGACAACAAGGCATTTGCAGCCGCCGTGGTGAACATGGCGGTAAAAGGATACGTGGAGATATCCCAGGAAAAAGCGTTGCTCGGCAGCACGTCGTTCACCCTCACGCGCACAGGCAAGACGGCGCGGGAGTGCAACCTCTCCAGGGGCGAAAAACTCGCCGCCGACGCGCTCTTCGCCGGCTCGGACATTGCCGGGATATCCCGGTCCAACCGCATCAACATCCGCAGGGCCGCCAAACGGCTGTCCACTTTTCTGGAGCTGGAGCACGAGAAGGTCCACTTCCTCACCAACAAGCAATGGCTCATCCCCGGCATCGCCATCACGCTCTTTACCCTGGTCGCCCTCGCCCTTGCCAGTCGCCAGCCTCCCGTAGCCGGCTTCCTGTCCCTCTGGCTGGCGGGCTGGACCACGGGCGTCACCTTCCTGCTCCTCACGGCGTACAGGCTGTTCCGATCCGGCAGCATCGCGGCCGGGTTGTTCTCTTCCCTGTTCGCCATACCCTTTGTCGCTGGCGAACTGTTCGGATTGTTCGCCTACTCGCAGGTCACCTCCATGCCGGCCACAGCAGGCATCATTATGCTTTTCCTGCTCAATGGCCTGTTCTACTTCCTGCTCAAGGCGCCCACCATCGAGGGCCGCACCATCATGGACGAGATCGAGGGCTACAAGCTCTTTCTGGAAACCACGGAGAAGGACCGGCTGAACATTATGAACCCGCCGGACGTGACGCCCGAGGTCTTCGAGAAGCATTTGCCATACGCCATGGCGCTGGATGTGGAAAACAAATGGTCCCAGAGGTTTGAAAGCCAGCTGGAGCGCATGGGTCAGCCGTCCTCCACCTACTCGCCCCACTGGTACCACGGCTCGGGCGGCATGCGCGGCCTGAGCGCTGGAGCTTTCGCCAGTTCCTTTTCCGGCGCCTTCACAAACGCCGTGGCGTCGTCGAGCTCGTCTTCGGGTTCGGGCGGCGGCGGATCTTCCGGAGGCGGTGGGGGCGGAGGAGGAGGCGGGGGCTGGTAA
- a CDS encoding LemA family protein, with product MLPIILALAVLAALALYVVGIYNGLVRKRNLVQEAFSGIDVQLKKRTDLIPNLVNTVKGYMEHEREVLEQVTRYRAEAQRAGEQGDVAQRARSEGLLGQALGRLFAVAESYPELKANQNFLDLQSQLAQVENDIQLARRYYNGTVRNLNIAVESFPSNLVANAFGFRKEEYFELEAESDRDVPQVSF from the coding sequence ATGCTCCCGATCATTCTCGCGCTTGCCGTCCTGGCGGCCCTGGCCCTGTATGTCGTCGGCATCTACAACGGCCTCGTCCGCAAGCGGAATCTCGTGCAGGAGGCGTTCAGCGGCATAGACGTGCAGCTGAAGAAACGCACGGACCTCATTCCCAACCTGGTGAACACGGTGAAGGGGTACATGGAGCACGAGCGCGAAGTGCTGGAGCAGGTCACGCGCTACAGGGCCGAGGCGCAGCGCGCCGGCGAACAGGGCGACGTGGCCCAACGCGCCAGGTCCGAGGGCCTGCTTGGACAAGCCCTGGGACGGCTCTTCGCCGTGGCCGAGAGCTATCCCGAGCTCAAGGCCAACCAGAACTTCCTGGATCTCCAGTCGCAGCTCGCCCAGGTGGAAAACGACATCCAGCTTGCCCGCCGCTACTACAACGGCACCGTGCGAAACCTGAACATCGCTGTAGAATCGTTCCCCAGCAACCTGGTTGCCAACGCCTTCGGCTTCCGCAAGGAAGAATACTTCGAACTGGAGGCCGAGTCGGACCGCGACGTGCCGCAGGTTTCCTTCTGA
- a CDS encoding cache domain-containing protein: MTASPQPSPTGRHAPRSGKAVRIGRPFSNLKIRTKFFLGAAALILLGAVAGWKLAFPLLEDMVERQAVAELENSVTLLANMVNTALEVSMKNRLRGIAEKNKEIAAYYHDMAQRGLMSEVEAMARAQEAFSGQRIGETGYLYVIDSVGDVLFHPVPKVAGENVSQFAFVRDQMNRREGYVEYMWRNPDEPTPRAKALFMSYYEPWDWIISVSSYREEFASLISAEDFRKDILDVRFGESGYALLLDDKDAMLIHPKISAQEFSAISASNSLVIDELTGNSSGSFRYMWRNPGEEEPREKIMVFRTLPLLNWRVAATAYLEEYNAPLQQLRAILLVGAAPFLAIMLLVSAAIASSITRPLREIMQGFTEGGRGDLSVRIHREARDEAGQLARFFNLFMMRMQTYEEDLRSEINERVAVARALEKSEKRYRMLFESMQDAFALHELTPPRMDVPGPLSHAPTDFRFVEMNPAFARMIDSDPSRTLDRRVSDLTGQIAPYWLGLYRRLAGYELPASFSDYSPDLGKFFNVAAYRPDENTMAVLIADVTEAKTAEEEMRRARNYVRSMIDSMPSVIFSTDVQGNITQWNAEAEKVTGVDLDHALGRRFDTLWELLKQNADLVDKALAERTPETIHHIEQHSADEQRHYEMLIYPLVITDVEGAVVRVDDVTQRVRMQEILAQTEKMMSVGGLAAGMAHEINNPLGGVIQGVQNVRRRLLEDLPANHRAAEACNLDRESLACYLEDRGIVGFIESIRESGERASRIVANMLEFSRTSTSVREHVPIHDLLEKALSLAASDYDLKKRWDFKAIEIERAYDENVDTAPCSPSEIEQVLLNLLKNAAQALFSGQRGTDGNPPRIVMRTRLEEDAVRIEIADNGPGMDRATAQRIFEPFFTTKEVGEGTGFGLSVSYFIIAQNHGGEIFVESSPGHGATFVIRLPLSSGSRLRP, from the coding sequence ATGACGGCATCTCCGCAGCCATCCCCCACGGGCAGACACGCCCCCCGCTCCGGCAAGGCCGTGCGTATCGGACGCCCCTTTTCCAATCTGAAAATCCGCACCAAATTCTTCCTGGGCGCCGCGGCGCTCATCCTGCTCGGCGCAGTGGCCGGGTGGAAGCTCGCCTTTCCTCTTCTGGAGGACATGGTGGAGCGCCAGGCCGTGGCTGAGCTCGAAAACTCGGTGACCCTGCTGGCCAACATGGTCAACACCGCGCTGGAAGTATCCATGAAAAACAGACTGCGGGGCATTGCCGAGAAAAACAAAGAGATCGCAGCCTATTATCACGACATGGCGCAGCGCGGACTGATGAGCGAGGTCGAAGCGATGGCCCGGGCGCAGGAGGCTTTTTCCGGCCAGCGCATCGGCGAGACCGGCTACCTGTACGTCATCGACTCCGTCGGCGACGTCCTCTTCCACCCCGTGCCGAAAGTAGCCGGCGAGAACGTCTCCCAGTTCGCCTTTGTCCGCGACCAGATGAACCGCCGCGAGGGATATGTGGAATACATGTGGCGCAATCCGGACGAGCCGACCCCACGCGCCAAGGCTTTGTTCATGTCCTACTACGAGCCCTGGGACTGGATCATCTCCGTGTCCAGCTATCGCGAGGAGTTCGCATCGCTCATCTCGGCCGAGGATTTCCGCAAGGACATCCTGGACGTGCGTTTCGGGGAAAGCGGATACGCCCTGCTGCTCGATGACAAAGACGCCATGCTCATCCACCCGAAGATCTCGGCGCAGGAGTTTTCAGCCATCTCGGCGAGCAACAGCTTGGTGATCGACGAACTCACCGGCAACTCGTCCGGTTCGTTCCGTTATATGTGGAGGAATCCTGGCGAGGAAGAACCGCGCGAAAAAATCATGGTCTTCCGCACGTTGCCGCTGCTGAACTGGCGGGTTGCAGCCACCGCGTACCTGGAAGAGTACAACGCCCCGCTGCAACAACTCCGCGCAATCCTGCTGGTGGGCGCGGCGCCGTTCCTCGCAATCATGCTGCTGGTCTCGGCCGCCATCGCCAGCTCCATCACCCGGCCTCTGCGGGAAATCATGCAGGGATTCACGGAAGGCGGCCGCGGCGACCTCTCCGTGCGAATCCACCGCGAAGCCAGAGACGAGGCCGGCCAGCTCGCCCGCTTCTTCAATCTGTTCATGATGCGCATGCAGACATACGAAGAAGACCTGCGCAGCGAGATCAACGAGCGGGTAGCCGTGGCCCGCGCCCTGGAAAAGAGCGAGAAGCGCTACAGGATGCTGTTCGAATCCATGCAGGACGCCTTCGCGCTACATGAGCTGACGCCTCCGCGCATGGATGTTCCCGGACCACTTTCCCATGCGCCGACGGACTTCAGGTTCGTGGAGATGAACCCGGCCTTTGCCAGAATGATAGATTCGGATCCTTCCCGGACTCTGGACAGACGGGTTTCCGACCTGACCGGGCAAATCGCGCCCTACTGGCTCGGGCTCTACCGCCGTCTTGCGGGATACGAACTGCCGGCAAGCTTCAGCGACTACTCCCCGGATCTCGGAAAGTTCTTCAACGTGGCGGCCTACCGGCCTGATGAAAACACCATGGCGGTGCTGATTGCCGACGTCACCGAAGCCAAGACCGCCGAGGAAGAGATGCGCCGGGCCCGCAACTATGTCCGTTCAATGATCGACTCCATGCCCTCGGTCATCTTCTCCACAGATGTGCAGGGCAACATCACCCAGTGGAACGCTGAGGCCGAGAAGGTCACGGGCGTGGACCTCGACCACGCCCTTGGCCGCCGATTCGACACGCTCTGGGAACTTCTCAAACAAAACGCCGATCTCGTTGACAAAGCCCTTGCCGAACGCACTCCGGAAACCATCCACCACATAGAGCAACACAGCGCGGACGAACAACGGCATTACGAGATGCTGATCTACCCACTCGTCATCACGGATGTGGAAGGCGCAGTGGTTCGGGTGGATGACGTGACGCAACGCGTGCGCATGCAAGAGATACTCGCCCAGACCGAGAAGATGATGTCGGTAGGCGGGCTGGCTGCGGGCATGGCGCACGAGATAAACAACCCCCTGGGGGGCGTCATCCAGGGCGTGCAGAACGTGCGCCGCCGGCTTCTGGAAGACCTGCCGGCAAACCACCGCGCCGCCGAAGCGTGCAACCTGGATCGTGAATCCCTGGCCTGCTACCTGGAGGACCGTGGCATTGTCGGGTTCATCGAGAGCATTCGGGAATCCGGTGAACGCGCATCCCGTATCGTTGCGAACATGCTGGAGTTCAGCCGCACCAGCACCTCCGTGCGCGAGCACGTCCCAATCCACGATCTCCTGGAAAAAGCCCTGTCTCTGGCCGCCAGTGACTACGATCTGAAGAAACGTTGGGATTTCAAAGCAATCGAGATCGAACGCGCCTACGACGAGAACGTGGACACGGCGCCGTGCTCGCCGTCCGAGATCGAGCAGGTGCTGCTGAATCTCCTGAAGAATGCGGCGCAGGCACTCTTTTCCGGCCAGCGCGGAACGGACGGCAACCCGCCGCGCATCGTCATGCGCACCCGCCTGGAAGAAGACGCCGTGCGCATCGAGATAGCCGACAACGGCCCGGGCATGGACCGCGCCACGGCCCAGCGCATCTTCGAACCTTTCTTCACCACCAAGGAGGTGGGCGAGGGAACCGGCTTCGGCCTCTCCGTCTCATACTTCATCATCGCGCAAAACCACGGCGGCGAGATATTCGTGGAGTCGAGCCCGGGCCACGGCGCCACTTTCGTGATCCGCCTGCCGTTGTCCTCCGGCAGCCGCCTGCGTCCTTGA
- a CDS encoding MltA domain-containing protein, which produces MTIRNFLFFVLVATVMAGCAAIGYRLPEEPPGLVSNERAEELVRSIDPAAQGFTSWQEYIPAYEASLRYARTRPPTETCFSRPWLRLTWGQLVMTLEELIAALPYADADPAILARHFAWFRIQPGTLLTGYYEPLLRCSLTPRPGYPHPLYGKPPEVDQGAAMPHRDAIDHGDALAGRGLEIAWCDDLTDIFFLHVQGSGRIILPDGAYRNVLYAGTNKHPYVSVGKVLVEEGWSSKEEMSMQKIRALFAEHPERVRGWLAHNPKYIFFRLADDGPFGASGAKLTPYVSVASDRSFIPNGLPMALVAQLPEAPGLEPTVLHGMVTAQDTGTMDGNHLDFFTGFGEKAAARAGTMRDRAAVYFPVSRRALGL; this is translated from the coding sequence ATGACCATACGCAATTTCTTGTTCTTCGTGCTCGTCGCAACCGTCATGGCCGGCTGCGCCGCCATCGGCTACCGCCTGCCGGAAGAACCGCCTGGTCTCGTTTCCAACGAACGCGCCGAAGAGCTGGTTCGCTCCATCGATCCGGCGGCCCAGGGATTCACCTCCTGGCAGGAGTACATCCCGGCCTACGAAGCGAGCCTGCGTTACGCGCGGACCAGACCGCCGACGGAAACGTGCTTCTCCCGGCCGTGGCTGCGGCTCACCTGGGGCCAGCTGGTCATGACCCTCGAAGAGCTCATCGCCGCCCTGCCATACGCCGACGCCGATCCGGCCATTCTCGCCAGGCATTTCGCCTGGTTCCGCATCCAGCCCGGCACCCTGCTCACCGGATACTACGAACCGCTCCTGCGCTGTTCGCTCACCCCGCGGCCGGGCTATCCCCACCCCCTGTACGGGAAGCCCCCCGAGGTGGACCAGGGCGCGGCCATGCCCCACCGCGACGCAATCGACCATGGCGACGCCCTCGCCGGCCGAGGACTGGAAATAGCCTGGTGCGACGACCTCACCGACATCTTTTTCCTCCATGTCCAGGGCTCGGGCCGCATCATTCTGCCGGACGGCGCGTACCGCAACGTGCTTTACGCCGGCACGAACAAGCACCCATACGTGAGCGTGGGCAAGGTGCTCGTTGAGGAGGGCTGGTCCAGCAAGGAAGAGATGAGCATGCAGAAGATACGCGCTCTCTTTGCCGAGCATCCGGAGCGCGTGCGGGGCTGGCTGGCCCACAACCCCAAATACATCTTCTTCCGCCTCGCGGACGACGGCCCCTTTGGCGCAAGCGGCGCCAAGCTCACCCCGTATGTGAGCGTGGCCTCGGACCGAAGCTTCATCCCCAACGGGCTGCCCATGGCGCTTGTGGCGCAGCTGCCGGAAGCTCCGGGACTGGAGCCCACGGTATTGCACGGCATGGTCACCGCCCAGGACACCGGCACCATGGACGGCAATCACCTGGATTTCTTTACGGGATTCGGCGAGAAAGCCGCGGCCCGCGCCGGAACCATGCGGGACCGCGCCGCCGTGTACTTCCCCGTCTCGCGACGCGCGCTGGGCCTGTAG
- a CDS encoding ABC transporter substrate-binding protein encodes MPILRKRLSTLLLSISILLAVVGGAFSVKAETQAPASVPAFRGELLLGMSAAFTGQSRNLGIELYRGSMAYFRYINAHGGVNGRRIVLRTLDDGYNPDPAMENTIRLIEDDSVIALFNYVGTPTVTRILPLLMLKRDRSRYLFFPFTGSQPQREPPYDEYVFNLRASYIEETAGLVSRLLEIGRSRIAVFYQADAYGRSGWDGVRRALRENGLEIAGEASYRRGASFKDSMSAQAAIIKDAQPDAVVSVGSYEACAAFIRDARAAGLDAPIANLSFVGSESMLGLLMREGGAELTRDLINSQVVPSYEDTSLPAVREYRRIMDEYAPGPPEGFGDESYASPRYGFVSFEGFLNAKVMVHVLQRLGENARAADIRRAAETLNNLDIGIDVPVGFSRNDHQGLVKIYYTTVSEGAFVPVQDWSRWEK; translated from the coding sequence ATGCCCATACTGCGAAAACGACTGTCGACACTGCTCCTGAGCATTTCCATTCTCCTGGCCGTTGTGGGCGGCGCTTTTTCTGTCAAAGCCGAAACCCAAGCGCCGGCGTCTGTTCCTGCGTTTCGGGGAGAGTTGCTGCTCGGCATGTCGGCCGCCTTCACCGGCCAGAGCCGGAACCTGGGAATCGAACTCTATCGCGGCTCCATGGCGTATTTCCGATACATCAACGCGCATGGCGGCGTGAACGGACGGCGCATCGTGCTGCGCACCCTGGACGACGGCTACAACCCCGATCCGGCCATGGAAAACACCATCCGGCTCATCGAGGACGACTCTGTCATAGCCTTGTTCAATTATGTGGGCACGCCGACGGTCACCAGAATTCTGCCCCTGCTCATGCTCAAGCGCGATCGGTCGCGTTACCTGTTTTTTCCGTTCACCGGCAGCCAGCCCCAGCGCGAGCCGCCCTACGACGAATACGTCTTCAACCTCCGCGCCTCGTACATAGAGGAAACGGCCGGCCTCGTTTCCAGATTGCTGGAGATAGGCCGGTCCCGTATAGCCGTGTTCTACCAGGCGGATGCGTATGGCCGCAGCGGCTGGGACGGCGTGCGGCGGGCGCTCCGGGAAAACGGCCTGGAAATCGCGGGCGAGGCTTCCTACCGGCGGGGCGCATCGTTCAAGGATTCCATGAGCGCGCAGGCGGCGATCATCAAGGACGCCCAGCCGGACGCCGTTGTCTCCGTGGGGTCCTACGAGGCCTGCGCAGCGTTCATCCGCGATGCCCGGGCCGCCGGCCTGGACGCGCCCATTGCCAATCTTTCCTTCGTGGGCAGCGAAAGCATGCTGGGCCTGCTCATGCGGGAGGGGGGGGCCGAGCTCACCCGCGACCTCATCAACAGCCAGGTGGTGCCTTCCTACGAGGACACGAGCCTGCCTGCGGTCCGCGAATATCGGCGCATCATGGACGAATACGCTCCCGGTCCGCCCGAGGGGTTCGGCGATGAGTCATACGCTTCTCCGCGCTACGGCTTCGTGAGTTTCGAAGGATTTCTGAACGCAAAGGTCATGGTGCATGTACTCCAGCGCCTGGGGGAGAATGCGCGGGCCGCCGATATCCGCCGCGCGGCGGAAACTCTGAACAATCTGGACATCGGCATCGACGTGCCGGTGGGATTTTCCAGAAACGATCATCAGGGCCTGGTAAAGATTTACTACACAACGGTTTCGGAAGGGGCGTTCGTCCCTGTTCAGGACTGGAGCAGATGGGAAAAATAA
- the nagZ gene encoding beta-N-acetylhexosaminidase, whose protein sequence is MGKIIRSLMAVVVAACLAAPAVAGEPAAEEASLETMIGQMVMVGFRGLHPDPESAIGQDIRAGRVGGVILFDYDVALKSRPRNIESPAQVQALVRGLQAMTPDTLFVGVDQEGGKVMRLKPRYGFPDAPSAGALGAAGDSAAARDAGAAIGQTLSAVGINLNFAPVVDVDVNPDNPVIGGLDRSFSSDPEEVTRLAAAFIEGMHSHGVLSCLKHFPGHGSSTEDSHLGLTDVTRTWRELELVPYRRLMAAGLADMVMTAHIVNRTLDPELPASLSQRIITGILRHDLGYEGVVVSDDLQMGAIIHEYGAEEAASLAVQAGVDILLFGNNLRYEPDVARRVVAHLAQEVRAGRIDDARIRESYDRIRALKATLAR, encoded by the coding sequence ATGGGAAAAATAATTCGCAGTCTGATGGCAGTGGTCGTTGCTGCATGCCTGGCGGCGCCTGCTGTCGCCGGCGAGCCAGCAGCGGAAGAGGCCTCCCTTGAAACGATGATCGGGCAGATGGTCATGGTGGGGTTTCGCGGTCTGCACCCCGACCCTGAAAGCGCCATCGGCCAGGATATCCGCGCCGGCAGGGTGGGCGGGGTCATCCTCTTCGACTACGACGTGGCCCTGAAATCCAGACCCCGGAACATCGAAAGCCCCGCGCAGGTGCAGGCGCTCGTACGGGGGCTCCAGGCCATGACACCGGATACTCTGTTCGTGGGGGTGGACCAGGAGGGCGGCAAGGTCATGCGGCTCAAGCCGCGCTACGGCTTTCCGGACGCGCCTTCGGCCGGGGCGCTGGGCGCGGCGGGCGACTCCGCAGCAGCCCGGGATGCAGGCGCAGCCATTGGACAAACCCTCTCGGCCGTGGGAATCAACCTGAACTTCGCGCCCGTGGTGGATGTGGACGTGAACCCGGACAATCCGGTCATCGGCGGGCTGGACCGATCCTTTTCCAGCGACCCCGAGGAAGTGACCCGGCTGGCGGCGGCGTTCATAGAAGGAATGCACTCACACGGCGTGCTCTCCTGTCTCAAGCATTTTCCGGGTCACGGCAGTTCCACCGAGGATTCCCACCTGGGCCTTACGGACGTGACCAGAACGTGGCGCGAACTTGAGCTCGTACCGTACCGCCGGCTCATGGCCGCGGGCCTGGCCGACATGGTGATGACGGCGCATATCGTGAACCGGACGCTCGATCCGGAACTGCCCGCCTCTCTTTCGCAGCGCATCATCACCGGCATACTGCGTCATGACCTGGGCTATGAAGGCGTCGTCGTCTCGGACGATCTGCAAATGGGCGCGATAATTCATGAGTACGGGGCGGAGGAAGCAGCGTCGTTGGCTGTGCAGGCAGGCGTGGACATCCTGCTTTTCGGCAATAATCTCCGGTACGAGCCGGACGTGGCCCGCCGCGTGGTGGCGCATCTGGCGCAGGAGGTCCGAGCCGGGCGCATTGACGATGCGCGCATCCGGGAATCGTATGATCGCATCCGCGCGCTGAAAGCCACGCTCGCTCGCTGA
- a CDS encoding PilZ domain-containing protein has protein sequence MEAQSGRSSIFILDSDPFRADKLVRYFESAGGVHESSPANAFKAIMQQRPRLLVARMSLVAGKDFAFLRALRRNSATAGLPVLVVANKDESALIQAAQQAGATQVLVGADVQAAIDAACELLPQGPCPDDYEEKSPDSLKDLYARACRRIRNERYVEAAADLKAILQKKPHAPEVLVSLAVALRHMGKRDAAVKSLNRAALLFAATGKDAKAKDIYEQLSKSDPAAKNPYMVLAERKIEEDRPFQAMKLYERAADLWPRDIRIKTRLVEVYEDLARTDLKYESLAAVLRMEVNALRGISSDHEEKEWLEDEDETLGDGAMQFVDEVSESKTPEERRRSPRVPLVTHSLSLDKHKDPLPAVDVSMTGIGFKPLDEKFEVGQVFHFDLLSMGEVQIKKLTARVMRVTRGVVGAQFEKLSSRQSKRLQDLCES, from the coding sequence ATGGAAGCACAGTCCGGGCGCAGCAGCATCTTCATTCTCGACTCCGATCCTTTCCGAGCGGACAAGCTCGTCCGCTATTTCGAAAGCGCCGGCGGGGTGCACGAATCATCGCCCGCCAATGCCTTCAAAGCCATCATGCAGCAACGGCCGCGGTTGCTCGTGGCCAGGATGTCCCTGGTAGCGGGCAAGGATTTCGCTTTCCTGCGCGCCTTGCGCAGAAACAGCGCGACAGCCGGACTGCCTGTGCTCGTGGTTGCAAATAAGGACGAAAGCGCGCTCATCCAGGCTGCGCAGCAGGCCGGAGCCACTCAGGTTCTTGTAGGAGCGGACGTGCAGGCGGCAATAGACGCCGCGTGCGAACTGCTGCCGCAGGGTCCGTGCCCGGACGATTATGAGGAAAAGTCGCCGGACAGTCTCAAGGACCTGTACGCCCGGGCATGCAGGCGCATTCGCAACGAACGCTACGTCGAAGCCGCCGCCGATCTCAAAGCCATCCTGCAGAAGAAGCCCCATGCGCCGGAGGTGCTGGTGAGCCTGGCCGTGGCCCTGCGGCATATGGGCAAGCGGGATGCGGCCGTCAAGAGCCTCAACCGCGCTGCTCTGCTGTTCGCAGCGACCGGCAAGGACGCCAAGGCCAAGGATATCTACGAGCAGCTCTCAAAAAGCGATCCGGCTGCTAAGAACCCTTATATGGTCCTGGCCGAACGGAAAATCGAGGAAGACAGGCCGTTCCAGGCCATGAAGCTTTACGAGCGCGCTGCCGACCTCTGGCCGCGGGACATCAGGATAAAGACCCGGCTGGTCGAGGTTTACGAAGATCTGGCCAGGACGGATCTCAAGTACGAATCTCTGGCCGCAGTCCTTCGCATGGAGGTCAATGCGCTGCGGGGTATTTCTTCGGACCACGAAGAAAAAGAGTGGCTGGAGGACGAGGACGAGACCCTTGGCGACGGGGCCATGCAGTTCGTGGATGAGGTTTCCGAAAGCAAGACGCCGGAGGAGCGCCGGCGTTCTCCCCGTGTTCCCTTGGTGACGCACAGTTTGAGCCTCGACAAGCACAAGGACCCCCTGCCGGCGGTGGACGTGAGCATGACGGGCATAGGATTCAAGCCCCTGGACGAGAAATTCGAGGTGGGCCAGGTCTTCCATTTCGACCTGTTGTCCATGGGCGAGGTGCAGATCAAGAAGCTGACGGCCAGGGTGATGCGCGTAACCAGGGGAGTGGTGGGGGCTCAATTCGAAAAATTGAGTTCCAGGCAGAGCAAGCGGCTGCAGGATCTCTGCGAGAGCTGA
- a CDS encoding helix-turn-helix domain-containing protein — MLENDLRLIGGRIRQVRKQQGLRLSDLSDSAGCSESMLSKIENGKVTPSLPTLRNIARALDTRVSTLLCEDSHPCMVIRSTDREAMHGNNGSGIEAARLIPAMSRRFLDAYVLEVPPGAAFSNGFLREGETLGYVLSGVLSLGSDELEHRLAMGDAFHIRPDMGYTCTNSGPDKTSLLIVTVSPGV; from the coding sequence ATGTTGGAGAACGATCTGCGTCTCATCGGTGGCAGGATCCGCCAGGTCCGCAAGCAGCAGGGACTGCGCCTGAGCGATTTGTCCGACTCCGCCGGCTGCTCCGAGAGCATGCTCTCGAAGATCGAGAACGGCAAGGTCACGCCGTCTCTGCCCACGCTCCGCAACATCGCCAGAGCCCTGGACACCAGGGTTTCCACGTTGCTTTGCGAGGACTCGCACCCCTGCATGGTGATCCGGAGCACCGATCGTGAGGCAATGCACGGCAACAACGGCTCCGGCATCGAGGCTGCCAGGCTGATTCCGGCCATGTCCCGCCGGTTCCTGGACGCCTACGTGCTCGAAGTGCCCCCCGGCGCCGCGTTCAGCAACGGCTTTTTGCGCGAGGGCGAAACCCTCGGGTACGTGCTTTCCGGCGTGCTTTCGCTCGGCTCGGACGAACTGGAGCACAGGCTTGCCATGGGCGATGCGTTCCACATCCGACCGGACATGGGCTATACCTGCACGAACAGCGGACCGGACAAGACTTCTCTGCTCATCGTTACCGTCTCTCCGGGCGTATAA